Genomic window (Bradyrhizobium sp. 186):
GGATCGCGAGCGAGCGTGCCGGAAACAGCGTGGTGCCGATGGCGTTCTGGTTCTGCTCGATGGGCGGAGGGCTCATGACGCTGGTGTACGGCGTCGTGAAGCGCGAGCCGGTGATCATCCTCGGACAGGCGCTGGCGACCATCATCTATGTTCGCAACATCATGCTGATCGTGAAAAACCGCGGCCGCGCCTCGAAGTCGCTGGACCGCTGACGCCCTCTACCCCGACCGTCCAAAATAAATCGAAAACAACCCCATGCAAAGTAGCCGGCGACGGCTGCAATGCCTTGCGGAATTTTCGAATCGATTTGACACGTCGGGCAAAACGGTGGCACGACGCCATCATCGGGCAGGGTAACCGCGTCTGGCGGATGCACCGCTCGGACCGGCTAGCGCGGCAACGCCGAGGCCGCGCCGGAGGCGGGCAGGGCGGCCGCTTCCGCGTCGGGCCTGCGGTAAGGCTCTCCCGCCGCGTCCAGCACGGGATAGGCAACCGAGCAGATGTGCGAATGGATGCGACGCAGATCGCGCAGCACGTCGAGATGGAGCGAGGTGGTCTCGATGGTCTCGGGGCGGCCCTCGCGCAGGCGGTCGAGGTGGCGCTCGACCGCGGCAAGCTCGGTGTTGCGCAGCGCCGTCTTCTCGACCAGCAGCTTGCGGGCCTCGTTGGCGTCGCCCGACATGAACACGCCGAAGGCGATCCGCAGCGAGTCCATCGTGCGCTTGTGGAAGGCGGCGAGCTCCTCGGCGCCCTCGGGCGAGAACTGGAAGCGGCGCTTGATCTTCTTGGTCGCAAGCTCGCTCAGACTCTTGTCGATGATGTCGCCGATATGTTCGAGGTTGATGGTGAAGGAGATGATCTCCATCGCGCGCTGGCCCTCGCTCTCGTCGAGGCTGCCCCGCATGAGTTTCGTGACGTAGAGCTTGATGGCCTCATCGAGGCCGTCGACGACATTGTCCATCTTCGAGACCTGGTCGACCAGCGCACGGTCGCCTGTCATCATCGCGGCCATCACCTTACGCAGCATGACCTCGACGAGGTCCCCCATGCGTAGAGTTTCGCGGGCGGCATCGGCGAGCGCCAGCGACGGCGACTCCAACGCGGTCTCGTCGAGATAGCGCGGGTGGGCCGGATCGGCCTCACGGACGCGATCGGGCAGGATCCAGGTCAACAGGCGCGACATGGCGTCGAGCAGTCCGATGAAGAGGACGGCGGTGCCGACATTGAAGGCAATGTGGAAGGCCGCCGTCATTTTTGCGAGATCGGGCTGCCAGGCGTGCATGTGCTCGGCGATCGGGCTGAGGAAAGGCAGTACGAGGACGATCCCGATCACGCGGTTGATGAGATTGCCCACCGGCAGGCGATAGCTCGCGGGATCGTCACGCCTCGCACCTTCGAACACCGGATTGATGGCGCTGCCGAGATTGGCGCCGAGCACCAGTGCGAGCGCAGCGTAAGGCGAGACGAACTGCGAATAGGCCAGCGACATGATCAGGAGCACGCTGGCGACACTCGAATGCACGGCCCAGGTGACGAGCGCCGCGATGACGATGCACAGAACGGGATCGCCGGTGATGGTCGACATCACGACGCGCACGCCGGGCGCGTTCTCGGCCGGCGCCAGCGTGTCGAGCAGGATGTGCAGCGACAGCAGCATCAGTCCGAGGCCGATCAGGACACGGCCGACGTCCTTGATCCGCGAGCGAGGACCCGCGCGGAAGGCGACGAGCCCGAGCACGAACAGGACGGGCGCGATGGCTGCGATGTTGAACGAGAGCACCTGCACGATCAGCGTCGTGCCGACATTGGCGCCGAGCATGATGGCGAGGGCGGCGACGAGGCTGAGCAGGCCCTCGGCGGCGAAGGAGCTCGTGAGCAGCGCGGTCGCCGTGCTGCTCTGGAGCAGTGCCGTCAGCCCGAGGCCGGCGGCGAAGGCGCTGAAGCGGTTGCTCAGCGCCTTGCCGAGCATGTGCCGGAGGTCGGGGCCGAAGGCGCGAAGGATGCCGCTGTGGACCATGTGCAGGCCCCACAGCAACAGCGCAACGCCGCCCATCAGATCGAGCAGAACCAACGTTCCCATGCTCCGTGTCCGGATTGGATTCGATTGGTGAGGCTAGCGCCAAACGACAGCGGATCAAACCATTTGTTGGCGCATCGGCGTTAACGTTTGCGGCAGCTGCGCGTTCCGCAGGGCGTGATGCCTTGTGAGCAGGCTCACATTGCCGTCTTGAGGGCAGCGAAGCCGCGATCGAGATCGGCCTTGAGGTCGTCGACGCTCTCGAGCCCGATATGCAGACGCAACGTCGGGCCGCCCGGCGCCCACTTGGTCGCGGTGCGATAGCTGTCGCAATCGAACGGAATCACCAGGCTCTCGAAGCCGCCCCAGGAAAAGCCCATGCCGAACAGCTTGACGGTGTCGAGCATGACGTCGACCGCTTTTTGCGGAGCCGGCTTCAACACGATGCTGAACAGGCCCGACGCGCCGGTGAAGTCGCGCTTCCAGATCGCATGTCCCGGATCGGTTTCGAGCGCCGGATGCAGCACGCGCGCGACCTCGGGCCGGCTCGCGAGCCAACGCGCCATCTCGAGCCCCGAGCGATAGTGCTGCGCGAGCCGCACCGACAGCGTGCGCAGGCCGCGCAGCGCGAGGAAGACGTCGTCAGGGCCGGCGCAGACGCCGAGCAGGCGGATGCCTTCGGCAATCTGCGGCCACGCCTTGGCGTTGGCGGAGATCGTGCCGAACATGATGTCCGAATGGCCGCCGATATATTTGGTGGCGGCCTGCATGCTGATGTCGACGCCCTGTTCGAGCGAGCGGTGATAGAGCGGCGTCGCCCAGGTGTTGTCGTCGATCACGAGCGCATCGTGCGCATGCGCGACCGCGGCGATGGCGCGAATATCGGGCATCTCGAACGACTGCGACCCCGGTGCCTCTACCAGCACGGCGCGGGTGTTGGGCTTGAACAGTGCGTCTATCCCCGCGCCGATCAGCGGGTCGAAATAGCTGGTCTCGATGCCGTAGCGGGCGAGCAGGCCGTTGCAAAAGTTGCGCGTGGGCCGGTAGGCGTTGTCGCAGACCAGCAGATGGTCGCCGGCCTTCAGCACCGAGAGCAGGGTGGTGGAGATCGCCGCCAGCCCGGACGGCGCAATGCCGACGCCGGCGCATTGCGGTCCCTCCAGCGCCATCAGCATCTCCTGGAACGCCCGGGTGGTGGGGGTGCCATGGCGGCCATACTGGAACTCGCCGCGATGGGCGTGCAGGTCCTCGGCGGTCGGATAGAGCACGGTCGAGCCGTGGAAGACCGGCGGATTGACGAACCCCTTCTGCGCCTTGGTGTCGCGGCCGGAGGTCACCAGCCGGGTCTCGGCGTGCTGCTGGAGGGGGTGCGAGGAATCCATGCGTCTGCTTTCAAAAGCGCGTTTCCGCGGACGCGAACTGCGCCTTGCGGGCCGGCCGGAGGCCGCGTCCGTTAATAACAGAACACAGAAGAGTCCCGTCAACCCCTTGACCCGGCAGGCCAGTCGTTCTGTTATCGCAGGTGCTATTCAGTCGCCGCATGTTGAGGGGCCTGCCGCGACCTTCGATCCATCGTCTGACCGCACCATGCGCCAGAACCATAACGGCGGGCGCCTGCGGCGGGGATGAAGGTATGGCCTCCCGGGATGGGCGAGTGTTCGGCAAGGTTTTCCAGCATGACTCTTGCATGGCTAGTCTTGATAGGCCTAGCCCCGGCAGAGATGATCCTGAGACAACGTTCCTGACTTTGAGACGACTTTGAAAGGCCTTAAGCCCATGAAACGCGTTACCCTGGCTCTCACTCTCGCTCTCGCCGCCGGCCTGACTGCCCAAGCCGCCGATGCGCAAACGCTCAAGACCATCAAGGACCGGGGCATGCTGTCCTGTGGCGTCAGCCAGGGCCTCCCGGGCTTCTCCTCGCCCGACGACAAGGGCAACTGGACCGGGCTTGACGTCGATGTCTGCCGCGCGATCGCCGGGGCGATCTTCAATGACCCGACCAAGGTCAAGTACGTGCCGCTGTCCGCCAAGGATCGCTTCACCGCACTGCAATCCGGCGAGATCGACGTGCTCTCGCGCAACACCACCTGGACCGTCTCGCGCGATACCTCGCTCGGCGCCAACTTCACCGGCGTGACCTACTATGACGGGCAGGGCTTCATGGTGAAGAAGTCGCTCAAGGTGAATTCGGCGCTCGAACTCAACAGCGCCTCGGTCTGCGTGCAGACCGGCACCACCACCGAGCAAAATCTCGCCGACTACTTCAAGGCCAACAACATGAAGTACGAGGTGATCGCGTTCGGCACCAACGACGAAACGGTCAAGGCCTATGAAGCCGGGCGTTGCGACGTCTTCACCACCGACCAGTCGGGCCTGTATGCCAATCGCCTGAAGCTTGCCAATCCCGGCGACCACATGGTGCTCCCGGAAATCATCTCGAAGGAGCCGCTCGGGCCGATGGTGCGCCACGGCGACGACCAGTGGTTCGACATCGTGAAATGGACGCTGTTTGCGCTGATCACCACCGAAGAGCTCGGCGTGACCTCGAAGAACGTCGACGAGAAGGCGAAACTGGAGAATCCGGAGCTGAAGCGCGTCCTCGGCACCGACGGCAATTTCGGTGAACAGCTCGGCCTCACCAAGGACTGGGTGGTGCGCATCGTGAAGGCCGTCGGCAATTATGGCGAGGTGTTCGATCGCAACGTCGGTGCCGGCTCGCCGCTCGCCATCAATCGCGGTCTCAACAATCTCTGGAACAAGGGGGGTCTCCAGTACGCGCCGCCGATCCGCTGATCCGCGCGCACGCGCCCGCGGCGATGAGCACCGAGGCCCGCAAACCGCCAGCCCAGATCGCGCTGAAGATCAGGCGCGTGCTGGGCGGCAAGACCGGCTGGAACGGCATCGCCGTCCAGTTTGCGTTCGCGGCGATCCTGGGCTGGATTGCCTATGAGATCGTCTCCAACGCCCGCGCCAACCTCGAGAACCAGCACATTGCCGCCGGCTTCGGCTTCCTCAGGAACAATGCAGGCTTCGACGTCAATCAGACGCTGATCTCGTATACCGGCTCGGACACGTTCTTGCGCGTGTTCGTGGTCGGGCTCCTGAACACGCTCGTGGTCTCGGTGGTGGGCATTGTCTTCGCCACCGTGATCGGCTTCGTCGTCGCATTGTCCAGGCTTTCGCCCAATTGGCTGCTGGCACGCGTCGGCGAAATCTATGTCGAGACCATCCGCAACCTGCCGCTCCTGTTCCAGATCCTGTTCTGGTACCTGGCAGTGCTCGCGGCCTTGCCCAACCCGCGGCAGAGCATATCCCTTCTGGGCATCTCCTTTGTCAGCAACCGCGGGCTGGTCATCCCCCAACCGATCGGCGAAGCCGGGTTCGAGCCATTTCTGGCGACGCTTGCGTTCGGCATCGTCGTCTCGCTTGCGTTGCGCTTCTATGCGCGGCGGGCGCTGTTTCAGCGAGGCCAGGTGATCCGCATCTGGCCTTATGTGCTGGGCCTCCTGTTCGGGCTCCCACTGGTCGCGATTGCGGTGTTCGGTCTGCCCTTCACCTTTGAGCTGCCGCAGCTCAAGGGTTTCAATTTCGCCGGCGGCGCGCGCATCATCCCCGAATTCGTGGCGCTGACATTGGCCTTGTCGACCTATACCGCCGCCTTCATCGCCGAGATCGTGCGCGCCGGCATCCTGTCCGTCCACAAGGGACAGATGGAGGCGGGATCGTCGCTGGGCCTGAGCCGCGGCGCCACGCTCCGGCTGATCGTCGTGCCGCAGGCGATGCGCGTCATCGTACCGCCGCTGACCAACCAGTACCTCAACCTCACCAAGAACTCCTCGCTGGCGGTCGCGATCGGGTATCCCGACCTGGTGTCGGTGTTCGCCGGCACGTCGTTGAGCCAGACCGGGCAGGCGATCGAGATCATCGCGATGACGATGGGCGTCTACCTCTTGATTTCGCTCATCACCAGTGCCGTCATGAGCGTGTACGGTTGGCGCGTCAGCCGGAGTCTCGGCGCATGACCGATGTCACCTCGTCCGCCTTCGTCCGCGACGACCTGGTCGCCGAGCGTCCTGCGCCGGTGAAGACCACGGGCTTCATCGGCCTGGTGCGCACCCGCCTGTTCAATTCGCCGACCAACATTCTGCTCACGATCGTCGGCACGTTGCTGCTTTGGTTCACCATCATTCCGTCCGTCAGGTTTCTGCTGGTCGATGCGGTCTGGACCGGCAAGGATCGTGCGGCCTGCCTGCCCGAGAATGCGGGATTTGTGGTCGGCGCCTGCTGGCCTTACATCCAGGCCAAGCTGCCGCAATTGATCTACGGCTTCTATCCCGAGGCCGAGCGCTGGCGTGTCAACCTCACGCTCGTGCTGGCGGTGGTTCTGCTGTTGCCGCTGCTGATTCCGCGCCTGCCGGCGAAGGGAGTCAACGCCGGCCTGTTTTTCTTCGCCTTCCCGGTGGTCGCGTTCTTCCTGTTGCATGGCGGTGGCTTCACCGGCTTCGGCCTGAGCTGGACGGCCGGCCTGCTGCAATTGTTTGATGACAGCATCATCGGTGCTGGGCAGGCCCTGCTCAATCTCAGCAAGACCTCGGCCATCGCACCGTTGCTATGGATCGTTGGTAACCTGATCGTGCTGGTCGGCACCGCGATCTACTGGGTGATCTTTCCGCTGACCTGGCTCCGTGACCAGCTCCAGGGGACGGGCCAGTCGGTCTGGGTCGATTTCGCCATCACAGCCGCAGTCGTCTCCCTGATCGCCTTCTTCCTCCGTGGCGGCGTGCGTACCGGCGGGCGGGCTCTGGCATCGAGCATCGCAACCTTCGTCGTCATCGCGATCGTGGTCAAGTTGATGGGGCTCGATCACGGCGGGCTGCCCATCGTGCAGACCAATCTGTGGGGTGGCCTGCTGGTGACGCTGGTGGTCTCCGTCACCGGCATCGTCACCTCGCTGCCGATCGGCATCGCGCTCGCCCTTGGACGCCGCTCCACCATTCCACTGATCCGGATATTCTCGATCGCCTTCATCGAGTTCTGGCGAGGCGTGCCGCTGATCACCGTGCTGTTCTTCGCAACCTACATGCTACCCTTGTTCCTGCCGGGCAATTTTACGGTCGACGGTCTCGTGCGCGCGCTGATTGGAATCTCGCTGTTTACAGGGGCCTATCAGGCCGAAAACGTCCGCGGCGGGCTCGCGGCGATTCCGCGCGGGCAGGGTGAGGCCGCGGCAGCATTGGGGCTGTCCTGGTGGAAGACGACCTCGCTGATCGTGTTGCCGCAGGCGCTGCGGCACGTCATCCCGAACCTCGTCAACAGCTTCATCTCGCTGTTCAAGGACACCTCGCTGGTCTCGATCGTGGCGCTGTTCGACCTGTTGGGTTCGTTGCGGGCGTCGTTTTCGGATCCGAAATGGTCGACGCCGTCGACCGCGTTCACCGGCTTCGCCTTCGCCGGCATCATTTACTTCATCTTCTGCTTTGGAATGTCGCGCTACTCGCTGTTCGTCGAGCACCGTCTCAACGCCCACCGCCGCAACTGATCGAGCTCACCATGACCGATAGTCCCATCGTCAAGATTTCCGGCCTCAACAAATGGTACGGAGAATTTCACGTGCTGCGCGACATCGACCTCGAGGTCGAGAAGGGCGAGCGCATCGTGATCTGCGGCCCCTCGGGCTCAGGCAAGTCGACGCTGATCCGCTGCATCAACGCGCTGGAAGAATTCCAGGAGGGCGAGATCGTCGTCGACGGCATCGAGCTCGGGCCGAACCTCAAGCACGTCGACGCGGTGCGCCGCGAGGTCGGCATGGTGTTCCAGAGCTTCAACCTCTTCCCGCATCTGACCGTGCTGGAGAACTGCACGCTGGCGCCGATCTGGGTGCGCAACATCCCGAAGAAGGACGCCGAAATCAACGCGATGAAATTCCTGGAGCGGGTCAAGATCCCGCACCAGGCCAACAAGTTTCCGGGACAGATGTCCGGCGGCCAGCAGCAGCGTGTCGCCATCGCACGCGCGCTGACCATGAACCCGAAGGTGATGCTGTTCGACGAGCCAACCTCGGCGCTCGACCCCGAAATGGTCAAGGAGGTGCTCGATACCATGGTCGACCTCGCCAACGAGGGCATGACCATGCTGGTCGTCACCCACGAGATGGGCTTTGCGCGCGAGGTCGCCAACCGCGTGGTGTTCATGGATGCCGGCCAGATCATCGAAGCCAACACGCCGAATGAATTCTTCGCCAATCCGCAGCATGCGCGCTCGAAGCTGTTCCTGAGCCAGATTTTGCGGTGATCTTGTAAGCTCTCCGAAACCATAGCTGCGGTTGCATCCTGTCCGCTTCACGCGTCCGAAAGCTCTTTCTGCGCATGTGGCGCGAAAAAGGGGCGCCAATGCTTGGTTTCGTGTTCGGCCTCAATGCCCGCCTCGGGCGTTTGCATTTCTTTCTGGCCACGGTCGCGCTTGCGATCGTGATGACCGCGATCTGCTTTGCGATCGCGACGGCCGTGCTGCGCGATACCTCGCCCGGCATGATGCGTCCGGAAGACCTCATGAAGAGCTGGGCGACCATAGCCGCCATCGCCTTCTTCGGACTTGCGACCCTCACACTGCAATCGATGCGAATCCGCGATATAGGTTGGGATCCGGTGTGCGTGATTCCGGCATGGCTCGCGCTCGTGATCGTCGATCACCTCGTCGCGACCCGGTTTCCGACCTGGGCCATCGGCCACGAGCATCAGGGCACGATTGTCGGCGGGCTGGTCAACCTCGCGCTGCTGCTCGCGCTTATGTTCTGGCCGAGCGGCGACCGCGAAGACTCCTATGGCAATCCTGAGCCGCCGCGCTCCAGCGCCAGATCCTCGGCTTCGCATGACCGTCTGGCGCGCATCTCCCAGGGAACGCCGCGTCCGACCTGGGGCTAGACGGATCTGGAGCTAGACGGATCAGGCGCTAGACGAACGGCGGCTTGATGTTGCTGCGCTTCTCCAGCCACTCCGGCACCGGGAGGTTCTTGGCGCGCATGAAGTCCGCATTGAAGAGTTTCGACTGATAGCGGCTGCCGGAATCGCAGAGCACGGTCACGATCGTCTTGCCCGGCCCAAGTTGCTTGGCGAGGCGCATGGCGCCGGCGATATTGATGCCGGTCGAGCCGCCGAGGCACAGGCCTTCGTGCTGGAGCAGCTCGTAGATCACGGTGACGGCTTCGGCGTCGGGGATGAGATAGGCATCATCGACCTTGGCGGTCTCCACGATTGCGGTCGCTCGGTTGAGGCCGATGCCCTCGGTGATCGAGCCGCCCGGTGTGGCCTTGGGGTCGCCGGTCCTGAAATATTCGTACATGCCCGCGCCATGCGGGTCGGCGCAGGCAATCCTGACATTCTTGTTCTTCTCCTTCAGGAAGCGGCTGATGCCGGCGAGCGTGCCGCCGCTGCCGACCGAGCAGACGAAGCCGTCGACCTTGCCGCTGGTCTGCTCCCAGATCTCGGGACCTGTGGATTCGTAATGCGCCTTCGCATTGTCGAGATTGTTCCACTGGTCTGCGAACAGCACGCCATTGGGCTCGGTCTTGCGCAGCTCGTCGGCGAGCCGGCGGCCGACATGCTGATAGCTGTTGGGATTGGCATAGGGCAGGGCCGGCACTTCGATCAGCTCGGCGCCGCACAGCTTCAGAAAATCCTTCTTCTCCTGGCTCTGCGTCTCCGGGATCACGATCAGCGTCCGGTAGCCGCGGGCGCTGGCCACGACCGCAAGCCCGATACCGGTATTGCCGGCGGTCGATTCCACCACGAGTCCGCCGGGCTTGAGCTCGCCGCGCTTCTCCGCCTCGATGATCATCCATTTCCCCGCGCGGTCCTTCACGGACTGGCCGGGATTCATGAACTCGGCCTTGCCGAGAATGGTGCAGCCGGTCGCTTCCGAGGCGCGCTCGAGCTTGATCAGCGGGGTGTTGCCGATGGCTTCGACAACGTCGTTTTTGATGGTCATGTCAGGCAATTACCGGCTGGTTATGACGTGGGCGCCGACCCTAAAGGAGGGTCGCCGGGCATACAAGCCGACCCCGTCAACTCTTATTGCTGCTTTGCGAAGATGACCTGTCGGACGTCGATATTTCCCGATAGGAATCCGGCCTCGCAATAGGAGAGGTAGTACTCCCACAGCCGCCGGAACCGGTCGTCGAAACCGAGCGGGACGAGGCCCGGCCAGGCGGTGCGGAAGTTATTTCGCCAAGTGGCAAGCGTCTTGGCATAATCTTGTCCGAAGATGCGCTCGCGGATGACGGGAACGCCGAAGCGGTCCCCGAGCGACTTGAGCACGGCGGGCGAAGGCAGCATGCCGCCGGGAAAGACGTAGCGCTGGATGAAGTCGACCTCGCGCCGGTAGCTCTGGAACAGCTTGTCCTGGATGGTGATGGCCTGGATGCCGGCGAGGCCATCAGGCAGCAGCCGGTCCCGCAACTGTGCGAAATATTTCGGCCAGAACCGCTCGCCGACGGCCTCGATCATCTCGATCGAGGCGATCCGGTCGTAACGGTCGCGCTCGTCGCGATAATCCTGGAGCCGTATCTCGACTTTCTCGGCAAGGCCCGCTTCGTAAATGCGCTTGCGGGCGAAATCGCGCTGCTCAGTCGAGATCGTCAGGCCGACCACGCTTGTGCCGAACGTCTTTGCGGCGAATTCGGCAAAGCCGCCCCAGCCGCAGCCGATCTCGAGCAGCTTCTGGTCGGGCTTCAAGTCGAGCGCCTCGGCGAGCTTGCGGTATTTGTTGGTCTGCGCGGCCGTGAGATCGGCAGTGCTCTCCTCGAACAGGGCCGAGGAATAGGTCATGCTGGGATCGAGCCAGGCCGAATAGAACGCGTTGCCGATGTCGTAATGGGCGTGGATGTTGCGCCGCGCCTGGCTCCGAGTGTTGCGGTTGAACCAGTGCTGCACCACCTGGACAAGCCGCATCAGCGGCTTGTCGCGCAGCATGGCCTGGATCAAATCGTGGTTGACGCAGAACAGATAGAGGAATTGCGTGAGGTCCGGCGTATCCCAGTCGCCGGCGAGATAGGCTTCCGCAATGCCGATGTCGCCGCCGTTGATCAGGCGCGAGGCAAAGCCGTAATTATGCAGCCGCATCACCGCATTCGGGCCCGGCTCCTGCCCGCCGAGCCGGATCACGCGCTCATCGGGCAGAATGACGTCGAGCGTCCCGCGCCTTAGCCGCGAGCCGAAGGCGAGCGCAAGGCGAACCATGCGCGGCAGGTCGGCAAGCACTGTTTCGATGTTGTCGGGCGTCACCGAAACGACATTCGACATCGGCGGATCCATCACCTGAACGGGTACGGTCCGACCGCGAGCCAGGCGCGCCCAACTCTCCATTTCGCCAAACCCCGGCGCGCCCCGCATACGGTCAGCGACGGATAATATATCTACGGGTTTTGCCGGCCGCCAAGATGGTTTCATCGCGGCGCTGCCCTGCCACAACAGGTCTTGGCACCAGCCGGGGGCCCTTCAGCCAGAGCCGCAAGGTCGAAGAAGGTGACGGCGAGAGCAGGTTGCTGGGCTGGGCAAGCAGGCCCGTGCCCGTCGCCGACCAATCCCGTTGCGATGACCGTGATGCGCATGCGTAGGTGTGCCCCCGCCTTTGTGTTTGGCAAGCTACGGTGCGCCGCAGCGAGCATTTCAGTGGAGCGCGGACCGGGTTCGGTGGCTTCAGCTGGAGTGTGGCGGCAATATCACATGAAATCTTGGTAAGCTTGAACACGCTTCGGAATGGCGCGAGAATGCGAAAAACCATTGCCAGACAGGAACATTTTGTATTCTTGAGGTCCAAGTGACGACGCTAATGGCCGTTTGCTTCGCAGGTGCGGGACTGTCCCGTACTTCCGCGCCCGGCTAGTATCGGGTTCAGGTTCCGCAGAAAGCATCAACGGTGTGAACGAGTTGCCCAAAGCCCCCCGACTGTCCTGCCGCGAATCGGTTAATCCGGTTGCGCGGCGGCGGTTCGGTCTGCCCGGCAGGGGGTGGATGTGACACAGCGAGTTCCGGCGATCGCCATTCGGCGATCCGTTGGTCCTGCTTCCCGGACGCTGCGTGCGGCGCGCTGGGTCGCGGTGCTGTGCCTGGCGACAAGCTCGGGGGCTTGCGTCCTGACCCAGGATCTCCCCGATCCCGCGCTCGACGTTCCCGCGCAATACAAGTACGCCGGCAAGCCGGATGCGCCGCCCACCATGGATTGGTGGCGCGGCTTCCGCTCGGCGGAGCTGACGCAACTGGTGGAAGAGGCACAGACCGTCAACCTCGACATCGCCGCCGCCGTCTCACGTATCGTCGAGGCCGACGCCCAGGCGCGGCAGGCCGGCGCGGCGTTGCTGCCGAGCCTGTCGGGCAGCGGATCGGAGACCTATTCGCGCACCTCCGGCGCGAGCGCGTCGGGCCTGTCCATCGGCGGCCGGGAGGTCGTCAACTATTCGGCTTCGCTCAGCGCAAGCTACCAGCTCGATTTCTGGGGCCAGAACCGCGATGCGTTGCAAACGGCGGAGGAGACGGCGAATGCCAATCGCTTCGACCGTGACGTCGTCGCGCTGACGACGCTTGCAGGCGTCGCCAATGCCTATTTCCAGGTTTTGGCCTCGCAGGATCGCCTGAAGACAGCACAGCGCAACATCGCCAGCGCGCAGCGCATCCTCGATGCCATCCGCGAGCGCCGCAAGGCCGGCACCGGCACCGATCTCGACGTCGCACAGCAGGAAAGCGTACTCGCCAACCAGAAGGCGCTGGTGCCGCCGCTGCGCCAGACGCTCGACCAGAACGTCAATGCGCTCGCCGTGCTGGTGTCGCGGCCGCCGGAGAGCGTGCGCGTGCTCGGCGGCTCGCTGAACCGGATCGCGATCCCGCGCGTGACGCCCGGCCTGCCGTCAGAGTTGCTGACGCAGCGGCCCGACATTCGCAGGCAGGAGGCGCAACTCGCCTCCGCCACTGCGAACATCGGCAATGCCCGTGCGCAGTTCTTTCCGACCATCCAGTTGACCGGCAATGGCGGTTATCAAAGCTCGGCGCTGGTGTCGCTGTTCCAGCCGCATGCGGCGTTCTTCCAGCTCGTCGGCAGCGCGACGCAGCCGATTTTCGACGGCGGCAAGATCCTCGGCAATTTCGAATTTGCCAAGGCGCGACAGGACGAACTGCTCCAGACCTACCGCAAGACCATCGTCCAGTCCTTTGCCGACGTCGACAATGCGCTGTTCTCGATCAAGCAGACCACGATCAAACTGCAATTGCAGCGTGATGTCCTCACCTCCTCGCGCCGCGCCTTCGATCTCTCCGAGCAGCAA
Coding sequences:
- a CDS encoding lipid-A-disaccharide synthase N-terminal domain-containing protein encodes the protein MIIQFGQALSNYLYDVFVAKFDFWLAFGLVAQLFFTARFLVQWIASERAGNSVVPMAFWFCSMGGGLMTLVYGVVKREPVIILGQALATIIYVRNIMLIVKNRGRASKSLDR
- a CDS encoding Na/Pi cotransporter family protein — encoded protein: MGTLVLLDLMGGVALLLWGLHMVHSGILRAFGPDLRHMLGKALSNRFSAFAAGLGLTALLQSSTATALLTSSFAAEGLLSLVAALAIMLGANVGTTLIVQVLSFNIAAIAPVLFVLGLVAFRAGPRSRIKDVGRVLIGLGLMLLSLHILLDTLAPAENAPGVRVVMSTITGDPVLCIVIAALVTWAVHSSVASVLLIMSLAYSQFVSPYAALALVLGANLGSAINPVFEGARRDDPASYRLPVGNLINRVIGIVLVLPFLSPIAEHMHAWQPDLAKMTAAFHIAFNVGTAVLFIGLLDAMSRLLTWILPDRVREADPAHPRYLDETALESPSLALADAARETLRMGDLVEVMLRKVMAAMMTGDRALVDQVSKMDNVVDGLDEAIKLYVTKLMRGSLDESEGQRAMEIISFTINLEHIGDIIDKSLSELATKKIKRRFQFSPEGAEELAAFHKRTMDSLRIAFGVFMSGDANEARKLLVEKTALRNTELAAVERHLDRLREGRPETIETTSLHLDVLRDLRRIHSHICSVAYPVLDAAGEPYRRPDAEAAALPASGAASALPR
- the metC gene encoding cystathionine beta-lyase, with translation MDSSHPLQQHAETRLVTSGRDTKAQKGFVNPPVFHGSTVLYPTAEDLHAHRGEFQYGRHGTPTTRAFQEMLMALEGPQCAGVGIAPSGLAAISTTLLSVLKAGDHLLVCDNAYRPTRNFCNGLLARYGIETSYFDPLIGAGIDALFKPNTRAVLVEAPGSQSFEMPDIRAIAAVAHAHDALVIDDNTWATPLYHRSLEQGVDISMQAATKYIGGHSDIMFGTISANAKAWPQIAEGIRLLGVCAGPDDVFLALRGLRTLSVRLAQHYRSGLEMARWLASRPEVARVLHPALETDPGHAIWKRDFTGASGLFSIVLKPAPQKAVDVMLDTVKLFGMGFSWGGFESLVIPFDCDSYRTATKWAPGGPTLRLHIGLESVDDLKADLDRGFAALKTAM
- a CDS encoding amino acid ABC transporter substrate-binding protein, producing MKRVTLALTLALAAGLTAQAADAQTLKTIKDRGMLSCGVSQGLPGFSSPDDKGNWTGLDVDVCRAIAGAIFNDPTKVKYVPLSAKDRFTALQSGEIDVLSRNTTWTVSRDTSLGANFTGVTYYDGQGFMVKKSLKVNSALELNSASVCVQTGTTTEQNLADYFKANNMKYEVIAFGTNDETVKAYEAGRCDVFTTDQSGLYANRLKLANPGDHMVLPEIISKEPLGPMVRHGDDQWFDIVKWTLFALITTEELGVTSKNVDEKAKLENPELKRVLGTDGNFGEQLGLTKDWVVRIVKAVGNYGEVFDRNVGAGSPLAINRGLNNLWNKGGLQYAPPIR
- a CDS encoding ABC transporter permease subunit (The N-terminal region of this protein, as described by TIGR01726, is a three transmembrane segment that identifies a subfamily of ABC transporter permease subunits, which specificities that include histidine, arginine, glutamine, glutamate, L-cystine (sic), the opines (in Agrobacterium) octopine and nopaline, etc.), which produces MSTEARKPPAQIALKIRRVLGGKTGWNGIAVQFAFAAILGWIAYEIVSNARANLENQHIAAGFGFLRNNAGFDVNQTLISYTGSDTFLRVFVVGLLNTLVVSVVGIVFATVIGFVVALSRLSPNWLLARVGEIYVETIRNLPLLFQILFWYLAVLAALPNPRQSISLLGISFVSNRGLVIPQPIGEAGFEPFLATLAFGIVVSLALRFYARRALFQRGQVIRIWPYVLGLLFGLPLVAIAVFGLPFTFELPQLKGFNFAGGARIIPEFVALTLALSTYTAAFIAEIVRAGILSVHKGQMEAGSSLGLSRGATLRLIVVPQAMRVIVPPLTNQYLNLTKNSSLAVAIGYPDLVSVFAGTSLSQTGQAIEIIAMTMGVYLLISLITSAVMSVYGWRVSRSLGA